Within the Gadus chalcogrammus isolate NIFS_2021 chromosome 15, NIFS_Gcha_1.0, whole genome shotgun sequence genome, the region ccgccgccgagtcgtcttcgtcttcgtcttcgtcgtcgtcgtcgtcgtcgtccggcaccacccaacaccaccaccaccacacccactcCAGCCTGGTGTACCACCTGAGCGGGCGTTTCGTGACGGAGGTTCGACGCGGGGACACGGCGGCGACCGGGGAACCGGGAGCCTCTCCCGTGggttctccgtctcctccttctcctcctccttctcctcctcctcctcctcctcctccccctcctcctcctcctcctcctcctcctccacctcctcctccccctcccagacGCCTGTTCTCCTGCCTGGCCCAGACCCCCGTCCCCcggcagccccccctcccccagccgacccccctcccccagcagcagaaccagcaccagcacGGACTGGTCCGCCTCTTCCTGGTGATCTCCGCCTTCTTCCTGTGCTGGACCCCTTATATGGGCGTGGCGCTGATCCAGGCGGCCGAGAGCGCCCTATTGGGCGAGAAAAACCTGGTCCCGTCCAGCGCCGTCACCTTCTCCTATTGGCTGGTGCTGCTCAACTCGGACATCAACCCGCTGCTCTACGCTCTGCTCAGCAAGCGCTTCCAGGGCGCCATGCACAACCTCAAGCAGAAGATACGCGCCCGGCTGGGGGGCGCGGtcgggagggcgggggagaCCAGGGCGGAGGGCGAGGACAGGTGCTTAGGTCCGTGCAGCACCACGACCACCAACATACGCAcgctctgctcctcctcggGTGAAAGCCCGTCTTCGAGACGAGACGAGGCGTCCAGATACTGCTCCTCCGTCTTCACGGTCAACGCAGACTTCAAACATCAGCACCAGCCGAAGCAGCAGTGCGAGGTGTTTCTCCCGGGCAGCCCCTCGACCTCAAGCTCTTCCCTGTGGCAGCAGGAGTCGGGCAGCGGGGAGAGTAGGGTGGAGTGTCTGCAGGTCCCGACTCGAACACAAGAGGGCAGCAAACTGCCGTTCTCCGCCGTAACCACGGAAACGCGGGCCACTTACTTCTATGGGCAGATCACGGTGACGGTGGAGCATGATGTCTGCTAGTAGAGACTGAACAGCCCTTATTTGAACCACACAAATAGCACTTATCTGGACTTAACTATCTCTAAACTAAACTGAACATTGCCAACTTGAATGCCTTAATGTAAATAACTCAAACAGTAActtttcaaatattttcaaaTTGTAAAGCCTACCTAAAAGGATGGTTTTGTCCTAGTAGCCAAtacatttcaaaatgtatagCCTACCTATAGGCTACTTTTACTAATTTTGATCCCTGATGTAACCACTCTTACTGTCATGCCTAAACTTCAGtttcaatctttttttatttcactcAACTTAATGTAAAAAATGGTGATGTAAATGATTTTAAGGCCAAATCTGTGATGTAAAGGGCATTTGCACCTCTATTATAGATTCTATAAGACTATAATATTTAAATCACCTGCTAGTTGTCGAGAAATGATTTAGTATTAATGTTCTATTCATATTCTGTTATTCCTCCATGGTATTTTCTCTCAAAATAGGCTTACTATATAATGACTATATTTGTCAAATTATGATCCGTTTATTGCAGTGTATATGTACATAATGGTGACTGCACAGTGCAGAGCAAAAGAAAATGAGCATACAAAGCAAAATGTATTGGAAAGAAATATTTTTATACAGTACATGTCATTACACTCAAAGAGAAATAACAGTAGACCCAATAAACTTTGCCATCTTTATCACCCTCTTAAATATTTCTTTCTGAAACGTGATAATCGTCCCCTGCTTTTTGGTGTAGAAAAAAACATTCCTTACAAAGGTTTACATTTATCTTTAGCAATAATTCCAGAGGAAtacaatataattatttattgtcATACAAAATGACAATGGGTACAGTGCTTACGTTTTATATTGCACAATAAACATGAGAAAAAGGCAGTGAAGCGAACTTGTAATGTACGTTTGCGTTGCGATGTATCTGCCTATGTCTGCATGCCTGTCTTCCCACCCAGCccctaacacacgcacatacacacacacacacacacacagtgttcccCCGAATTTGCCAGCAAAAATACCAAGTATTTCTCTCTTTAGAAAGTTCCTTCTCAGATGCGTGTCAGAAGCGTAGTATTAAAAAGTATGTTTGCAGCATTTGTATGGCGCCGGTATAAAAACTAAAATAGCATGTAGTGAGGAAAGTCAAGAGCAGTTCATACATTCACATAGAGCAAGGCAAAATGTTCTCCTAACCCAGTAAACAACCTTCCTGTATGCTTTACAGTGCCTCCGTTACTCTCGTACAGTGTGTTTCGAAATGATTTACCCTGCCCCagaaatatgaataataataaaaatgtgtcTTTTCTATTCGTGTCCAGCAAAGCCTGACGATTAACCGCCATTTGCATACAATCGTCCACGCCTCTCTGCAAAATGCAATGAATAATCTTCTACTAATTATAATTTCTTTGCTGCAGTTCTGTTTTTGGTTTCAACAAAAATACTTATTTATATTCTAGTGATAGTATACTTGTATATTCTGTATACTAGGGAAGTATACGAAGTGACTAAGCTGAATTCTGATGGGCAATTTAGAATCGTTTTGAATTTGGATGCACACACTGTATTCTGCCTTTTTGTTTCCATCTCtaacaaatcattttttgcCGTTGAGGGTAAAAATCTTAAATTGACATACATTTACATAGTGTGTAACATCTTGAACTATAGTGTTTCTTAGAAAATGTAAATACTTTCAGGCCTTAGTCCACCATTGGAATAGAGTCTAATGTCCCATTCATAGTGTAAGTATTAAGTAATGTAAGTTACTGAATGGTGATTTGTTTATGGGTTAGCTCAAATGATCAAAATGGGGCCTTTCAATGATCTGCAAACAAAGATACCAGATGTTAGTTATGCCATGCATTACCTGCAACGTGTACCAAGCAACAGACCATGTCATTCACCCTATTTAGACCCTGGTAAAGTTGAAAGGGACATTTCTTACACATTGGTGTGTACAGGTAAACACAGGTGCACCGGGGCTTACAAATAGTATTGTTTCAGTTGTATTCATGCCTTTTCTAGTCACCAACATGTACACTGTTTAGGTTACGTTTGTCCATAGTAACTCTGAGAAACTCTGAAATGAAACCTTGGTTCATGTGATAGCTAAGTTTCCCTCGCTGGGACACCTTTGGTTATAAAGGGTCCGCTGCTTTGGGGTCACCTCCAATCACTGGCGACCGAACAGAGAGGTGGATACTCGAGATGTCCGGATGTTGGCCTTGTTCACCAAGAATATCCAAAGCGTGTGAATTCATTGACGTATCGACCAATGAGTGCAGCCGTTCACCATTGGGTTGACCCCTGAGAGATGCAAACTCAAAGTCTCCGTTTGTTACGTGGGCATTTTGTTTATCGAggcttttcttcttcttcttcttcttctttggatCTTCAGGGTCACAGCTATGcgttattttaaaaaaatcgATGTCAGCATTATTTGTGCTGGCCATGAATTATGATATAGATGTTAATAAATTATGTGTTGATGGAAAAGCGAAATTAATGATTTATGCAGGTATCTAGTTGAATGGAATGATTGAGAagtattgaaaaataaaagtaaattaTCAAATCAGATATGTATTTCATATCTGAGTCAatgctttcattttgaacagCTCTGAAAACGGATACTTAGGttttacaaaaacaaagtgATAAATCTTCTGTGCTCCTTACTTCATTTCCAGGCAAGTACCTCCTCAATATTACTGACGAAGGTGCGCTCTAGACCAAATAGTTTAGGCTGTTTGTTATTCCATCAAGGTTAGCGGTTTCAAAGGTGAGGGCTGGGCACCAGGCCCATAAAAACCACAACCGTGCAGTGTGGTCGCGGCAATCACCAGTACAGAGGCTGAACCTCTGAACCTCTGGGACAGAGGGTCctccaggagggagggaggccggCTGCTCTGAACATCCCAtcctgtgtatgcgtgtgcgtgcgtgtgtgcgtgtgcgtgcgtgtgtgtgcgtgcgtgtgtgtgcgtgacgtgtgcgtgcgtgtgcgtgcgtgtttcacCGCGGGTGGACACCCTCCGAGCATCCTTCAAATCGAGTCAATGTGCAAACGTGGACATGGAGGTCCTTCCTCTGCGGTTCCAGTTGAGGCCGGTGGCGGCGCCCGGCTCTCCGCTGCCCTCCGCTGGCTCGTCGCGTTTGCGCAGCCTGGTGCTGAGCTGGATGATGCACTTGTCCCAGTCCTCGGGGAGCAGCAGCATGAGGAAGCCCAGGCAGATGATGAAGACGGCGATGAGGCGCACCGTGTTGAAGTGGATCTCGCACGTGTACAGGTCCACCACTGCGGCACACGACAGGGGGCAGGGTGACGCTGTGTGAAGGACGGTCATGCCCCGATGGAAAGCACGACTCGCAATTTGCATGCAGGTAGGATTGGGTCACTAAGCGATCGAACACAGTTTCTTTTGGCTGGGGGTAGAGCATTAGTTTGCCACTATGTCCTGCTTCTAGAAAATAAATACCTGTCTCAGATGTAAACAAAGCTTTATCTAGAGTCGAGACATCATTAGCAATAAAAGTAGGTTGTAGTTTGATTGTTGTTATAAAATGGGCACTAGGCGTTAAGAATAAGGCATTAAACACTTACAGGCGTTCACTGGGACACTGAGCACGATTCCCAGTGAGATTAGTGTTGGATATGTGACCGCGATGCCAAAGTTCACCAGGATGTTGAACGCTGTAGAGAGGAGCAAAATCGAATCAGTTATGAAAATGCAgttagaaaacacaaaagtttgGTTGGCAAACCAACATATGACAAAAAACGATGAATGCCATCCCTTGCAGCATTGCCAAAATTGCACAAATGTATTATTCATAAAACTGAAGGAAGTGATCGATATAACAGTTGAACATTGACACGCGTCCGTACCAAACAGCAGGCCTGCGACGCCACACAGGTAGGCCCAGGGGATGTCGCCCAGCGAGGCAAAGTACTCCACGTGCGTGAAGTACAGGATGACCGGCACGAAGCTGATGAACACGAAgttggccccgcccaccaccgtCAGGAACAGTGCCGCCTCTCCGAACTTGGCACTGCCCAGGACCATTTTAAACAGCACCTGAGGGGTtagtggggaggggaggacggTGTTAGGGAGCACTCACACTGGGCAAAGTTGCACTGTACCCTCCTCAAGTacgatcacccccccccccccccgcgctgtGCCGCTGGCCGgtgctcacactaggcaatctcAACTGGGCCTGAGTACGGTTGCCCCTTGTACgtacgcgtgcgtgtgcgcgtgtcggctcattagcatctgtaccgtggcctgagcacacctctACGAAGTGTACTGAGGCCACGGAATTGAACTGTACCCGAGTACGGATGGCGTGCActgctcacactagccaaactgGGGGCAAACGTACTCGGGCACGGTGCAGATTGCCTGGTGTTGGTGCGCCCTAACTCTGTAGACTGTGAACTGTGTTTGGCCCCCACTACAGAGGAGatcaggagaggggggggggtggcagccATGTTCCTGGCACAACGTCCCTCGCAACGGATTAGCACTCCAGCCATCTCGGACAGCGGgacagaggggggcggggccggcatgtCGTGAGTcgagcagtcacacacacacacggacacacacacacacacacacacacacacacacacacacacacacacacacacacacacacacacacacacacacacacacacacacacacacacacacacacaataacatgcaggcaggcacgcacacactcgcatacaTTTATAGACACAccggcagacacacaaacgaacaaacacgcacgcacacactcgcatacgcaggtacacacacatacatagacacagtcgcacacaaaaacacacattcattcagacGTGCAAAGTAAATGTTTCTCTCTCGGGCTCTctgacattaacacacacacacacacacatacatagtcTCACACGCACACCGTAGAACAAAAACTCACATTCACCAAGACATGCAAGTCTTACAAGTaaatctctctttttctctctctctctctccctgtgtgtgcacacacaccgtacacacacacacacacacacacacacacacacacacacacacacacacacacacacacacacacacacacacacacacacacacacacgcacacacacacacacacacacacacgcgcacgcacgcaccccggACAGTTCCGCCCTGCGTTCCATAACAGCCTTCTGTCTTCTGTCACCTGCTTACATAAGCTGGTTGGAGCCTTTCCAGTGTGGAGAGAACAGAGTTCTCATGTACAACTTGGGGCAGAAGGCAAAAGGACTCCACAAAGCTTGCATAAAACCCCTACATCTGTGGTGTTTATTGAGTTGCATGAACAAAGGGAGACGGTACCGCCCTGGGGTACCTCGGTGGTCTTGATTATTCACACCCAATCACACAGCAGAACAAACCACCTGCGGTTCACCGCAGTTCACAAGGCAGAGTGAGGCAACTGATGGATGGATTCACTCTGActaaatcgtgtgtgtgtgtgtatatgtgtgtgtgtgtgtgtgtgtgtgtgtgtgtgtgtgtgtgtgtgtgtgtgtgtgtgtgtgtgtgtgtgtgtgtgtgtgtgcgtgtgcgtgtgcgtgattCACACGCCTAgtcgtgtgtttatgtgatctCATGGTACCAGCAGTGCTCTGGTACTGCATTGTAGCGCTTGGTGCTGTTGCTTCAGTTGAAAGATGGCTTTTAGAAATAAttggtattttattattttctgtgcATTACGTGCAAGCTAAGGTTGTAAACTGTGTATAACCCTGTGATCAAGAGCGATTTACGATGTATACAGTGGAttaagaaggagggagggttgTAGAATCTCACTCGTCAGTCATCTGATAAGAGTCTAACAACATAGCCACTTCAGGGGTTTGACTCCGTGtcaaaaggttgtgggttccaaCCCCAGTGTCCACACAGTCTACCTGTGAGCATCTTTGAGCAAACTCCTTCCTGCTTGTACATTAACTGTATTTTTTCGTTCTTTGATGAAAGCCTCTGCTAAACTAATAAACAGTAAATAGTTCAATAAATACTGGCTTATATGATTCAAATTGTGGAAGAGTTGGACCATGGATGGTCATTGGTCCAATTTGGAGAACGCAAATCCTGCACCAATGACGTCAAGGGACCGGCCCTCCTTGATTCCGTTGTCAGAAACGTTGATGTTGCAGAACGCCGTTTCTGAGGCGGTACTTTGTTATATTAGAAAACAGCCGAGTGTGACGGCCTCCCATCAGCCCACGTCACTGTTCCGTGTGCTCCCTCCGCCGTACCTTGTAGAGTGCTGACATGGAGGCTGAGGTCACCACCAGCGTGATGCCGATGACAGAGTGGCTGTGGAAGCCGTCCGCGTACGTCATCATCACGATGCCCGCGAtcgccaagatggctgccacgatctgcggggagagagagagacattgggaaagagagagagacattgagagagagagagagagagagagagagagagagagagagagagagagatggagagagagagagagagagagatggagagagagagagagagagagagagagagagagagagagagagagagagagagagagagagagagagagatggagagagagagagagagagaggtagagagagaaagacattgacagagagagagagagagagagagacattgacagagagagagagagagagagagagagacattgacagagagagagagagagagagacattgacagagagagagagagagagagagagagagagagagagagagagagacattgacagagagagagagggtgaggaagggggaaagatagggatggaaggagggagagagagagatagagagaaagggagagaatgagagagagggtgaggaaggggcaaagagagggagagggagggagagagagcatgggaAGGAGGGAGTAAGCGAgaaggagggtgggagagataaggaggaagggagagaatgagagagagggtgaggaagggGGGAAAAGAggggtgaagggagagagagaagatataCATGCGTGAAGGGTGGAAGGATAATATATGGATAATCGTCCACTGGCCACAAGGCCAAGTGCATACAGGGATGTATGGGAATGAGTTGCGGGCAATAAAAAGGCCCAGAAGAGATGAGCACCGCGGCTTGCTTCACCACATCCATGATTGATCGCATCGTGCAAGATCAAGGGTCAGTCATGATTCATATCCGgatcatttatttaatatacatttgCTTGGGAAGTCATTATCAAAAGCCTTCCGAAACTGCATTTGCATTCCATTATGTATTTTAGTAGACACCTTTGTCCAATATAAGCACACTTTACAAGTCCAACCCACGGTACATTGCAGCAAGGCGGTCTATATACATCAAAGCCTTCGATATTTAACGTTATTTATATGAATTGAATTAATAGACGAATGCAGACACAAGCAAAAATGAACCAACAGAGCAATATTCCCTCTTGTGTACGGACCAAATCACTTCCCAATCAGTCAGGAACGCCTCTGTGGTGTAAGGTGGAATGGCTAACATTGATTTCCGCTGCGCTGTCGTTGTGTTTACAtccaggtccccccccccccccccccccccccttcctccccacgCACACCCCCCTGGCCTCAGCCATCCAGATAGTAAACACACACGTATCAATCCCCCAGCCGTCCCTCTCCCAGAGTAGAGACTGCCATCGGCCCTGACACCAGCCGGCCCTGAACTGGGTCTCCCAGCGTTCCACCAGGTCATCTGGGACTCCTGCACGCTGTCACATTTATGCCATGAATGCAGTATCTAAaatactgtgcgtgtgtgtgtgtgtgtgtgtctgtgtgtgtgtgtgtgagagtgagtgagtgagtgagtgagtgagtgagtgagtgagtgagtgagtgagtgagtgagtgagtgagtgagtgagtgagtgagtgactgagtgactgagtgagtgactgagtgactgagtgagtgagtgagtgtgtgtgtgaacatatgTTGGTGCACGTGTGCGTTCGGGTCGGTATTGTACTGTAGATATGCGCCGGTGGCCAACAGTGTGTGACGGGCactatgtgtgcatgcaagcgTGGAGTGTGTATGCCTCGTGCCAGGGTTTGACTTTGGCTCTGTAAGGTACAGCAGAGCTTGTGTTAGACCTATGCGGCATGTTCTCATGCAAGCCAGTTacggtgcctgtgtgtgagtgtgtgtgtgtgtttgtgtgtgtgcggtttatGCCTTGGAGTGTGACAGTGcctatgtggtgtgtgtgcttgcaagcTGGTTGGGAtgggctttgtgtatgtgtttggtcagtgtgtgtgtatgtgtgtttgggtctgtaTAGTTCTGCAGAGCTTGCgatagtgtgggtgtgtgtgggtgcctgtgtgtgtgtgtgtgtgtgggggggggggaccccccacacacactgtcctccACATTATGGAGGACAATGCCTAGTCTCAATGAGTGGATTATCAATGCATTAAGGAGGTGACAGGAAGACAAATGAGCAGGGTGTTACTGCCTGTAGAGCCAGTGGGTCGGCCccttacacaaaaaaaaagtatctcCCTGCAATGCTGCCTTTAAACTGTCAGCCACAACTTACCGCGTTTCCTCTGTGCATCACGCCGTTACCCTCCACCAGTTCAGCCAAGGCGCACTGCGTTTAGCGCAGCTCCTGTGCGTCTTTTGTTTCTATGAAAAGGTGTCAGGGCTAGCGGTGActataaggcccaatcccatttctaccccttaccccttcaaaacaagggggaggggtaaggggaaggggtaaggggtagaaatgggattgggcctaagtagTCACCAGACACCTTATGATAAAAATCATTAGCCTGCAAAGTTCAATATTCAATGTTATTCTTCTACATGCGTATGTGTATTTTCAAAgtattttgatttcattgatttCAGTCAAAAATTTAGAAATTCCCTGCCCCAACGTGAATCTGATTCCATGCCTTACCCTAGTCATTTAGTAAAAATTTGAAAAAACAATAGAATTGCAGTATCAAATATCGCGAGAGTAGTAGGCAATGTGCCATTCGACATACGCAACTccaaataaaaatatgaatcaaaTTATCATTTGACATTTTCTTCATTAATCCTCTTTAATCCTCGTTCTCATCCAGAGCTCCTCATTACCAATCACAGTGCGTTCCTTTTCATTAGCTTTTATTTAGGccacacacctgttgcacatcgAGTAATCATTGTGCACAGGTTCAATcagccatcacacacactctcctgcatgaggtcccatgacatgccaccaggtgtgggcagattttcaaaatggcgtaaaaataaaacaagtttCACCGCCACTACCCTGGCTGCTTGTGTTTGGACGCACAAGACTGTTGCCCTTCATACACTAAACTTGGCTGTAAATAAATGCAACCATCTCTAATCTAATGACTAAACTTGACTACTTCTAACCTGATAACTAACCTTGACCATTAACCTTATAACTAAACtgaaccatctctaacctcaaCCTAGACTTAAGCATCTCTAAACCAATACACAAACATGCCCTTATAACCTAATAACTAAACGTacccatctctaacctaatagaTAAACATAAACATCTCCAACTGAATACATTAACGTAACCATCTCGGCGGTTTCCTTTGAGTCTCTCCTGGTTGGGTGCGGTGTAGCTGATCGAGTTTGTGATCATCAATGGAccgtgttgtttttttgggggggaataCGGCTACAACAGCACTCGTTGTTTTCGTGTGCGTTTGTCTCGACCCCGGACAAATGTGGCAACACTACGGTGGAGCCTCGAGAAGGATTACTGCAGTGAGTAACACGGCTGTTATTGCATCATGAGCCTGTTGGGATTTATATGGCTGTGTGATTTATGTGAGCCCTGTTGTGGTGGATTGGAGCAGCCATTACTCTCCTTGGCTCCTTgcacacagacacctgctaTATGTGTCCCTGTTCTTTCCCCTCACACCTTGTCATGCATTTTACTACTGCTTTAGTAACACGGGATACTATAACATAGTTTCGCCGATTGTCGGTTgtgttttgagtgtgttttGTATTATCTCTAGTGGACAAGCTGACTGACTTGACTCTCCTTAACCCTGCGACCCATCGCCTCACAGGCAACCTCCTTCTGTACTCTGCATACCTGGGTTTGAGCAACTGTGGCGACGAAACAGGATATCTGTAGCAACTATGGTGGCAACTGGGTCAGAAATTTGCGAAGGGAAACGTAAACTACAGGGAATATCTGTGTAACGATATCCAATGTCTCCAATAACACCATATTGGAGTGAAGTCCTACTACGCAGATCAATTGCTTTTCTGCATTTTCTTCTTTGCAAGAGACCCTTCTATCACAGAGGGAATCCCTCgggattaaaaaagaaatgtgttTCTAGGACTGCAATGTTGCAGAATGTGCTCTCAAGTGATGTGTAGGAATGAAGTGCCAACATCTCTAGGATTGAAGCCTGGCAGATTGTGTAAAGTAAAAGACGTCCTTGAACTTATGAACATGTGTTATTTTCTTGATCCATCCATTGTTTGTACTTAAAgtctaaacaaacaaacacacacacacacacacatacacacacacacacacacacacacacacacacacacacacacacacacacacacacacacacacacacacacacacacacacacacacacacacacacacacacacacacacacacacacaatgttaagGAAAACAACTATGAAACCCTAGTGAGCAGATAATGTATAGAGGAAGAACATGGAGGAAAGTCAATGTGATTTCATTACGATAAGAGCGCAAGAGAGCACTCTGAATCGCACACACGCTGCCTCTTAACTCTGTAGAGCCCACCTGAGAGAGATGAGTACGATAGAGGTGGAGACTGGATCAGACTCATTCAATTAGGAGATGGGATCACTGTACCGCGTCTTCCAATAAGCAACCATCTTAATTGTGTGTTTTGGGACTGCGCATTGACAAAATACAGTCAATGATGCCTGAATGTTTGCTTTTTTCCTATTTAAATGTGTTATTCTGGGGGAAATTTATTGTAGAGATGTTTAGTCAAAAGTAGATCAGCTACAGCGATCGGCAACGTCGTTGCTTTGTTGACTAATGAGCTGTGACTTATGATGGACTCATCTGTgtcgttgtgttttttttcatgatgcaGCAAAAGCTGTGATTGGATTTAATTTCACGCATAAGAGccaaacaataaataaacagaggTTAAATGTAAGGAAAAAAAATGCAGCGTCAGATATGGGGAGGTAGAcataatggagagagagactgagacagcaAAGAGGGACTGAAACGGAAAGAGAATGGAAAACGAGAGtaaaagagagatgagagaaaaGATGGAGAGATGAGAAGGACAGAAATAGAGCCATGGGGAAAGAAGGAACGAGAGGGAGACTgacatagagatggagagaaaagtTTCA harbors:
- the LOC130404835 gene encoding LOW QUALITY PROTEIN: alpha-2Da adrenergic receptor (The sequence of the model RefSeq protein was modified relative to this genomic sequence to represent the inferred CDS: deleted 1 base in 1 codon), with protein sequence MDFGHWFKPGVRVLGAGLKAAFDNETIEEVLAGKPSRTTLVLEVIIVLMTLGAVTGNILVIVIVAATKTFHSVASVLIINLAISDLMVGIGVMPFVAVSIINSSWVASNELCLYVGYTSSVYCTASVLTLAAIALDRYYSIVDCLRYTARCTLCRIGAVVLWIWLQALATSSPPLLGWSAVRYVKPMYSCAVVWANSPSYTAVMVALSFLLPAAVILFCYVNIVRVARSHARRIHTLEDHLQRGRAAAATATAAESSSSSSSSSSSSSSGTTQHHHHHTHSSLVYHLSGRFVTEAGSLSRGFSVSSFSSSFSSSSSSSSPSSSSSSSSSTPPPPPRRLFSCLAQTPVPRQPPLPQPTPLPQQQNQHQHGLVRLFLVISAFFLCWTPYMGVALIQAAESALLGEKNLVPSSAVTFSYWLVLLNSDINPLLYALLSKRFQGAMHNLKQKIRARLGGAVGRAGETRAEGEDRCLGPCSTTTTNIRTLCSSSGESPSSRRDEASRYCSSVFTVNADFKHQHQPKQQCEVFLPGSPSTSSSSLWQQESGSGESRVECLQVPTRTQEGSKLPFSAVTTETRATYFYGQITVTVEHDVC